In Kiritimatiellia bacterium, a single genomic region encodes these proteins:
- the nqrA gene encoding NADH:ubiquinone reductase (Na(+)-transporting) subunit A, producing MASFTIRKGLNIRLVGAPEPEIADAPESTAVAVIPPEFGPIKVRLDVQEGARVRRGQALFHDKKNPAMRGTAPAAGVVTSIQLGPRRVVERITIQVEGDDVEPYPRLDPAAVRKADRAEILDVLLKSGLIQLIRQRPFGRAANPEATPKSIFVNGMATGPYQPDINVMIKGRETAFQAGIDALTKLTPGKVFLCLDGARQNAAALTDVKNAEVHTFEGPHPSGNTSVHISRLDPMKPTDVIWTVKAVDLLQIGHLLLNGEVPSHRIVSLGGPAVQEGRRKYYRVRIGQPLKTWLDPHLIKVETRVIRGDIFSGEKVAADDVVRLLDNGYTVLAEDRTRHLLGWAMPGFSYFSVSRAFLSPWLGGLKREWALGTNQHGELRPMVLTGLYDKYMPLNIMVDYVVRAVLANDTEEAIKLGILETLPEDYAVCAFACPSKMDLVGIIRKGLEDIEKEGI from the coding sequence ATGGCATCGTTTACGATTCGTAAGGGATTGAATATTCGGTTGGTCGGGGCGCCGGAGCCGGAGATTGCAGATGCGCCGGAATCCACGGCTGTTGCCGTGATCCCGCCGGAATTTGGGCCAATCAAGGTTCGGCTGGACGTGCAGGAGGGCGCGCGGGTCCGACGGGGCCAGGCGCTGTTTCACGACAAGAAGAACCCCGCGATGCGCGGGACGGCGCCGGCAGCCGGCGTGGTGACGTCGATCCAGTTGGGCCCGAGGCGAGTGGTGGAGCGGATCACGATTCAGGTTGAAGGGGACGACGTCGAGCCGTATCCCCGTCTCGATCCGGCGGCGGTTCGGAAGGCCGACCGCGCCGAGATCCTCGATGTGCTTTTAAAGTCGGGGTTGATCCAGTTGATTCGGCAGCGTCCGTTTGGGCGCGCGGCGAATCCGGAGGCAACGCCGAAGTCGATTTTCGTGAATGGGATGGCGACCGGTCCTTATCAGCCGGACATCAACGTGATGATCAAGGGCCGTGAGACGGCATTTCAGGCCGGGATCGACGCGCTGACGAAACTTACTCCAGGGAAGGTGTTTCTCTGCCTTGATGGGGCTCGCCAGAACGCGGCCGCCCTGACGGACGTGAAGAATGCGGAGGTTCATACGTTTGAGGGGCCGCACCCGTCCGGCAATACCAGCGTGCACATCAGCCGGCTGGACCCGATGAAGCCGACCGACGTGATTTGGACCGTCAAGGCGGTCGACCTCTTGCAGATTGGACATTTGTTGCTGAACGGCGAAGTGCCGTCGCATCGGATCGTTTCGCTTGGGGGGCCGGCGGTGCAGGAGGGTCGGCGCAAATACTATCGCGTGCGCATCGGCCAGCCGCTGAAGACCTGGCTGGATCCCCATCTGATAAAGGTCGAGACGCGAGTGATCCGCGGCGATATTTTCAGCGGAGAGAAGGTGGCAGCGGATGATGTGGTGCGGTTGCTGGACAACGGGTATACCGTGCTGGCGGAGGACCGGACCCGTCATCTTCTCGGTTGGGCGATGCCCGGCTTTTCGTATTTCAGTGTTTCGCGCGCGTTTCTGTCGCCCTGGCTGGGCGGGCTGAAACGTGAGTGGGCGCTGGGCACGAATCAGCACGGCGAGCTGCGCCCGATGGTGTTGACCGGCCTCTACGACAAGTACATGCCGCTGAATATCATGGTGGATTACGTGGTCCGCGCCGTTCTCGCCAACGACACGGAGGAGGCGATCAAACTGGGGATTCTGGAAACGCTGCCGGAGGATTATGCGGTCTGCGCATTTGCATGTCCGTCAAAAATGGATTTAGTTGGGATCATCCGGAAAGGATTGGAAGATATCGAAAAAGAGGGCATTTGA